The Suncus etruscus isolate mSunEtr1 chromosome 15, mSunEtr1.pri.cur, whole genome shotgun sequence genome contains the following window.
gtttttgggccacacccggcagagctcagagattactcctggctctatgctcagaaatcactcctggcaggcttgggggaccatatgggtgccaggattcgaaccgatgactttcttaccatgctatctctccggcccctcaacattTTCTTTTGACCTCCActattcttctctctccaccccccaggtccatttatttatttatttattggtttattggtttattttgggccacacccggtaacgctcagggttactctggctatgagctcaaaagtcgctcctggcctgggggaccatatgggacgcccgggaatcgaaccacagtctgtcctaggctagcgctggcaaggcagacaccttacctctagcgccaccgcgcccggcccctccctttatttatttttattttttggtttttgggtcactcctggctctgcgctcagaaatcgctcctggcaggaatggggaaccatatgggatgctgggattcgaaccaccatcccttctggatcggctgcatgcaaaacaaatgccctaccgctgtgttgtcTCTCCGGCCTAACCCCAGGTctctttaaaacattaaaaaaaacaatgttgggcccggagagatagcacagtggcgtttgccttgcaagcagccgatccaggaccaaaggtggttggttcgaatcccggtgtcccatatggtcccccatgcctgccaggagctatttctgagcagacagccaggagtaaccctgagcaacgcctggtgtggcccaaaataaaaaaaaaaaccaaaaaaaaaaaacaaaacaaaacaatgttgtGCTTGGGGACATGTGATGATGAGATCAAAATCAGGAGCTGCCAGAGGCCAGACACAGAGGCCAGACACATGTCCAACCAATTGAGTACCACTTCTAGCCCTGAGGTTGCCTAttatggctgcaaaatattctgTCCTGTGCCTTTTCTCTGGCTGCGTAGTATCCCACAACATGGATGAACTGTTTTTATTTCCCTCTACTCTCAGTGGGCACGTGAGTTTCACCAGGCTTTCCAGTgaaaatgtgttttcatttccaaacTGGGCCAGTGCTTGGGGACAGCTCCACCCAGACTTGCCTGCTGTGCCTTTCAAGGCTGAGATGTTAggtccagagccatagcacattggatagggtatttgtcttgtgcatagccaacccaggttcaatcctcagcatcccacagggtcctccAAGTGTGCCAGAagggatttttgagtgcagagccaagactgaGGTGTTTACTTCCAGCattggtggtgtgtgtgtgtgtgtgtgtgtgtgtgtgtgtgtgtgtgtgtgtccacagcCACACAGAACCttatacatttgtttttgtttacttttgggtcacaccctgctgttgTCCCTCTTCTatctccccttttttaaatatgagggCCCTGCTCACCTGACAACAgcaacacctggcagcgctcaggggttcctcctagctctactctcagaaatcgctcctggcgggctcgggggaccatatgggatgctgggattcaaaccaccgtccctgtacatgcaaggcaaacaccctacctccatgctatctctccagcccccttatatatttctatttctcccCCCCAAAGATGCCCGGAATCAGGCCCAGAGCCTTGCCTAACTGGGTGAGTTCTTTCTGAGCAGCTCTATCCCTGCCCCTAAGGAATCATtcgtggggtgctggggactgaaccaggggaTTCCACGAGCCAAGCCTGTGCCCAGTCCTGTTAGAATCGCTTAGTTCTGATGAATGATTTTAGGGCTActcttgttgtgttttttttacttactttatttaaacaccataattacaaggttgttcatactatagttgttttgttgttgttgttgttgttgttgtttatttttgggggtggccatccccatgatgctcaggggtcactccttgctttgtgctcagaaattactcctggctggcgcaggggaccatatgggatgctgggggtggggatcgaacctgggttggtgcaTCCAAGGCGAAcactttgtctttttattttgttttgttttggggccacacctggcggcgctcaggagttattcctggctctgtgctcaaaagttgctcctgggggccggagagatagcatggaggtaaggcgtttgcctctcatgcaggaggtcatcggttcgaatcccggcgtcccatatatggtcctcccgtgcctgccaggagcaatttctgagcctggagccaggaataacccctgagcactgccgggtgtgacccaaaaaaccacaaaaaaaaaaaaaaaaaaaaagttgctcctggcaggcttgggggaccatatgggatgctgggatttgaaccactgttcttcatagattggctgcgtgcaaggaaaacgtcctactgctgtgttatttctccggcccactttaactttttttttttttttttttttttggctttttgggtcacatccaccagtgctcaggggttcctcctggctctatgcccagaagtcgctcctggcgggctcgggggaccatatgggatgcctggattcaaactaccgtctttctgcatgcaacgcaaatgccctacctccatgctatctctctggcccctgtcttacTATTGTTCcgaccctttttattttattattatttattttttttttagttacaaagttgttcatgtttgagtttcaatGTCCTACACCCTTTAGCAGGGCACATTTTCTgtcacaaatgtccccagtttcccttccaccctcctccctgccctctcccctgcctgcctctgtggcagacatttttcttctgtctctgtctctgcatcTGTCTCTGGTCCCTTCTAGACACtgtgcttttctctttcttcttcctttctttcttccttccttccttccttcctttctttctttctttatctctttctttctttttctctttctttcattctttctttctttcccttctttcttctttctttcttctttctttctttctttccatctttctttctctttctttctttctttctttttcgttctttcttttcctttctttctttctttctctctttctttctcttctctcttctctttcttctttcttctttctttcttcttctcttctttctttcttttttttcttttctttcttttttctttctttttctttctttctttctttcttctttctttttctttctttcttatctttctttctctctctctctctcatctttctttctttctttctttcttttttctttctttttctttctttcttcttttctttctttcttttctttctttctctctttttctttctttctctctttctctctgcctaatctagtctctctctctctctccctctctctctctctctttctctttggtttttgggtcacacccggcagtgctcaggagttactcctggctctacgctcagaaatcaccctggcaggctcagggaaccatatggatgtcggatttgaaccatcgacttctacatccaaggcaagtgccttacctccatgctatctctctggcctcttgacACTGTGCTTGTCAATAtctttactgaaggggtatcctgCATATTTATTAgtcttcagcacccagttcttgtctggaATGATCGTTTCTGACTTTCCTTGTCTTAGTGCTCCCTTCTCCACCTtcactgctatttgtggcaagggGTACTCTTGTCAAAGATAAGGAATGAACCCCAGGAAATGCTGGGGGCCACACTAACCCGACTGTCTATCGCTCTACCACCCCTCCACCCAATAAATactgttgtttttcttgtttgttttgttttggggggcacactcagcagcgctcagggtttctcccggctttgcgctcagaaatcactcctggcagcgtggaggactatatgggatgatgaggatcgaacctaggccTGTCCTGGTtcgctgtgtacaaagcaaactccctactgctatgctatcactcagctcctgtttgtcttttttgtcttgttttgttttgtattgttcttgggccacacctggccacacacaggggttactctcctggctatgtgctcagaaatcgctcctggctgggggatcatacgggacgctgggggatcgaaccgtggtctgtcctggttcaggccgtgcaaggcaaacgccctactactgtgtcaTTGTTCTGGCACCTGTTTACTTGTCTTTTATGCCATAAAGGCGCTATTTCTGGGAGCTATCTCAGATCgaaggaacttttttctttttttgtttttgtttgggtgccacaccctgcagttctcagggcttcctcccagccctgtgctcagggctcacttctgcgGGCTCCAGTGGGGACCACCAGGGTACCAGGGGCAGGCTCTAGGCACCAGGCACCGGAGACTTGCGGGCAGAGGGGAGTAGGATGGATGAGATGGTGTAGTTAATGGAATAAAGCAGCACACTGCTCACATTCCGGGaagcaggaaggagagagaaaaactgcAAATACAGCAAGAGGAAGTATGTCTGTGTCTAGAGTGAAGAAGGGCCGTGAGTCACAGAGAAGTGACTACTGGAGGCCGGGGGCGAAGAAAAGTCATGCAAAGGCCCTGTGGCAGGAAAGCAGGTACAGGGGTGGCGCTTAAGGGCAGCAGGGTGTGAGTCGGGCATGCCCAAATCTGGGGGCTCCTGAGATCTGACCAGTGGCTGAAGCATGCGAGGAATGTGCTGGAACTTCTCAGACTGGGCGGAGCGAGTCCTGGAGCACCTTAGTGACAGAAGGACAGAGAGGACGCAGGTGCGACCTGCAGAGAGGGCGTGGGGAGTGGCCGGGAGATGGAGATACAGGGCAGCCTGTGTGTGCCAGGCTGAGTCACAGTGGGACCGCGATAATGGGGTGATGTCTCAGGGTAGCAGATCTCATGGGGTGCAGGGTGTACACGTAGCTGGTGGAAGAAGCCTGGGCATACTGCTGGGAAGGGCGCAGAgatgggggggttggggggcccATGAGAACTCCTCACCCTACTGTCTGCTCTTCCCTCAAGGTCCCTGAAGGAAACTGGCACCCAGGCCACAGAGGCACAGACCCAGAGAGTGCGAGGGAGGCAGCAGGCAGAAGTGAGAGGGTACCAAGTCATGGAAGATTCCAGGCTTCCAGCCTTccctaatttttttggggggggtgcaaatcgacagtgctcgggggaccctatggaatcgGCAGCGTGCAAGGTTACAgacttaaccactgtactatctctctgacctccatTTAACCCCCAGAACTGTAAGGAGGTCACCCCTCAGCACCGAACCAGGAAAAGCCCGGGAGCACCACCACTAGATGAGACTGAAAACAACAGAAATGAAAGCTCCTGACATGGAGTGGGAGAGAAGGTCCAAGTACAGGATCTGGGTTCAAGAACCGACAATGGGCCAGCAGCTCCAGGAAGGGCTGCGAGAGGAGTGAGGGAAGTCGGATCATTGCAGGTTCCTTCCTGAGGCTATGGGGAGGGGGGTGTCTAGAGGGTGTCCCCCAAAATGAATGTAGCTCAGGAGTAGAGTGGAAGTGTGAGGGTCAGTGCTGGACCCCTaatgagaggagaaagagagagaaaaagaaagaaagaaacaaagaaagaaaaagaaagaaaaaagaagaaagaaaaaagaagaaagaagcaagaaagaaaagaaaaaaaagaaagaaaagaaaaagaaagaaagaaagaaagaaagaaagaaagaaaaagaaagaaagaaagaaagaaagaaaaaagaaagaaagaaagaaaggccagagcaatagtacagtgggaagggtgtttgcctggcacgcagagggtttgatccccggcatcctacgctcgccatagggttccccccccccgcccccagcactgccaggagtgattcctgagtgcagtcaggaataagttctgacaaggtgtggctgcaaaacaaaacaggacaaacaataagaaaaaatagaagagaagggaaagcagggagggagaagggagagaagaaaaaagaaaaaaaaaagtaaagaaaaaggaatggaaaaaagagggaggggagggttGGAGGCAGGACCCTTGGGACGGGTCTCCCAGGGGCTGGCCGCTGCCCTTGTCCACAGTCCGCGGCTCTGTCCGTCCGGGGTGGCCAAAGTGACCAACTCCCGCAGCCACCGGCGCGTCCCTCCGTCCCTCGCCACCCGCGCGCAGCCGGCGACCTGGGCTCCTTGCCCGCCCAAGGAGGCCGAGCGGGCTCTGTGCCGGGGCCGGCCCTTCGGGCGCCTCCTCCTGCCCTAGAGGTGGCCGCAGGGGTGGGGACTGGAGGGGCTGCCCAAGGGTCGGGCCTGCCCAAGGTGGGGAGACGGTGTTGGGGTCACGCGCACCTGCGGCCCCGGAGCTCGCCATTTGGGCCAAGCCGGGAGCCCGGAAGGGGGCCAGGCTGGACCCCCGCGAGTGGACAGGCGGGGTCCGGCGCCTCAAggcggcggcggggcggggccgAGGCCTCCGGACAGGTGCAGGGGGCGGTGCCCGACTCTGCCTTAACCCCTGGGGCCGCTCCCGAGGCCTGGGGCGGGTCAGAGAGGCGGCCGGTGCCGGCGACGCCTTGGAACCTTCCAGGTCTCCTGCGCGGCGCAAGCGCAGGCCACGGGCGTCGGGGCTGAGCATCTTAAAACCTGGCCGCGGGCAGCTTCTAAAGCTTCGGATCTGGACCCCCGAGGCCTTCTGGGCCGGAGAGCGGCGCCCTGGGGTCCCCGGAGGAGCGGGGCACCGGGCCGGCCACCGAGGCGGCGCCCATGCCCTCTTCCCCGCCGGGCGAGGCCACCCTGGAGCAGGACAGCTCGGAGTTGGCGCGCCCCGAGCCGGGCGGCGATATGGCGGGGGCCCCGGGACCCCCGGGACACTGTCCCCCCGCTGGGAGCACTGGGAGCGGCTCCCCGGCCCCCGGGCGCCGTTCCTCCCCAACCCCGGAGGAGCCCCTCCTGGAGACCCCGATCGAGCGCGAGATACGCCTGGGCTGCCAGCGCGAGGAGAGCCTGCGACGGAGCCGGGGCCTGAGCCCGCGCCGCGCGGGAGGCGAACTCGTGGAGCTGCGCGTACGGCCGCTGCTCAGCCGGCCCGACCCGGGCCCCACGCGCCCGCGCGCCCTGGAGCGCGCCCGGGCCGGCGCGCAGATGCAGCGGGACATCGAGCGCGAGGCGCACCGGCAGGCGGAGCTCGCGAGCCCCGTGGGTCCCGTGGGCCCGGCCCCACCGCGCGCCCCGCAGCCGCTCGGAGAACTTCGGCGCTTCTTCGAGGCCGGGGGCGCTTCGGGCCCGCCGCGGGGATCCGGGCCCGGCGGCCGCTGCCCGGTGTTGGCGCGCGCCCCGCCGCCCGTGGCGCCGTCGCAGCTGCTGCTGCAGGAGGTGCGGGAGGCGCAGGACCGCGAGCGGGAGCTGCGGCGACAGCGCCGCTGCGTCTACGGCCCCGCCGGGGTGCCCGAACCGGAGATGGAGCCGGAGCCGGCGCGCACTCTCGCGCGTAAGCCGCCGCGCCCCGTGCGCCCCGCGCTCCACCTCCCCGCTAGGCCCCACGGATGGGGTTATCCCCCGAGGGCCAGCCCACCCAGACTCCCGAGGTTGGGAGCGCAGATCGGGGGCTCCAGGGCGCCCCACACGGGTTCCAGGCGGCCCTGCACGCTGGTCCCTCCCCGCGCACCTCCCCTCTCCAAACGGAGGCGTCCCTGGGCCCAGCGCGTTGGAGGGGCGCGGCCGCCTGCAGCTGGCAAGGGCGCGACTGAGCGtgtcacacacacccctttttctCCATCCCTCCGCAGCCAGCCGGGGTGACGGCAAATTGGCGGTGATCTGGCCTCCCCGCAGGAAGAACCCCGAGAACGCCCTGGAACAGGTGGgcacctccttttcttttctcttcttttcttctcgtTCCTTTCCCCGCTTGCCCTTGGGCACCCCACCCCAGCACCCCGCACATGGCTATCCCCCATTCCCGTAGCAGCGAATCCCCGAAGCGAAGCTCCGCGCCCCCTTGGGCGGGACCCACAGTTCCCCTCGCGGCCTGCGGGTGGCGAGGTGGCGGCCGGGGATGGAGGCGCGAGCGCGCGCGCGCTCGGGTCCCGGGACTGGCCTGAGTGAGCTTTGGCCGCTGCTTCCCACCCAGGACGAGCGGAAACCTTGAGGCTGACGCGGACCAGGGTGGGGGGATCCCCTCCCCACATGCTATGCAAGGCCGCAAGAGGAGGGTCTCACCCCAATGGAGAGGAAATTCACCCGCTTGGAACCAACGCGCGCCCGCCCCCAACTCACACGCACGCACCCCTGCGCGCCACCTGCAAACCGAGTCGCCTCTGCAAGAAAGCCGGGGCCCCGCCCCAAATAAAATAACCCCCCTTTTTTCTCCTTGAGCCCCACAAAGCTGTTTTCTGCTGCGTCTTTTTCCTCCCAGGGGCCGGGGCTTGGAGAGGGGGATTAGGCTAAACGGGTGTGTGTGGAAAGCCGCGGGAAAGGCAggaatgtgaccccccccatcCCGCGTCCAGTTCTGGGACTGGGGGTCCCTAACCTCGCACCCGCCAGGGCTCCTCCTGGCGGCGCGGGGGCGAACTGCGCCCCCCCCAGCACGTTCTGCCAATGGCGCGGGCTTGGAGGCGGGGATAAGTTGTCCAGTCCCGGCGGCGTAAACAATAGTTCCCcacctaaagaaaaataaagtgagggCGGGCGCGGgcggaaaagaaaaagaaaaaagaaaaagaaagtggggtGTAGGTGAAAGTACCAGCTCCTTAGCTGGGAAAGCTTAAGCGCGAGGTCCCCTGGGCGCCTCGTTCCTATGGCCCCCAAATGCCCAGCAGTACGTGGGACAACCCCCCACCCtgcaaaaagcaaaactaaaccaaaccaccATTAGACTTTGGAGAACAGTTTTTACTTCCCTAGAGCCCGCCTGTTAGTTCTGGGGGACCAGACTGGACCGAAGGGCAAAACAGGGACCACTTGTAAGCGTCTTCATCCTGCACCATCGCCCCAAGTGAACACCATTTGGGggctgtttgctttttttttttttttttttttggttttgaggtcacatccggcagtgctcaggagttcctcctggctctactctcagaggtcgctcctggcaggcatgggagaccatatgggatgccgggattcaaaccatcgtccttccgcataaggcaaacgccctacctccaagctatctctccggccccactctgcTTTTTTGAGCCACCGCGTAGACTCTATGgggtggggtgctagggatccaaGAACCccttagccacttgcaaggcagattcgTTACCCTCTGCACTATCTTCAGAGAACACttctttgtttaggggccacacctggcggtgattcagggctcactcctggctctgtgcttacggctggagatccaacctgggcagaccacgtgcaagacaaaagaCAACCCCCCTATCCTATGGCTCTTGTTCCTTTAAACCtagttttctttggtttgggggcccacaccccATGGTCCAGGGGGTTGTTACTTCTAGCTTTATGTTCCAGGGGACCTGGAGACCAGCCCCTTGCAGAGATCCCCCCTTGAGCCCACTCCAGTTGAAAATGATGGGGGGTGGGcccggaacgatagcacagcggtgtttgccttgcaagcagccgatccaggaccaaaggtggttggttcgaatcccggtgtcccatatggtcccccgtgcctgccaggagctatttctgagcagacggacaggagtaacccctgagcatcggccgggtgtgacaagaaaggaaggaaggaaggaaggaaggaaaagggaaggaaggaaggaaggaaggaaggaaggaaggaaggaaggaaggaaggaaggaaggaaggaaggaaggaaggaaggaaggaaagaaagaagaaagaaagaaagaaagaaagaaagaaagaaaaaagaaagaaagaaagaaagaaagaggggccgggtaggtggcgctggaggtaaggtgtctgccttgcaagcgctagccaaggaagaccgcggttcgatcccccctcccatatggtccccccaagccagggcgatttctgagcacataaccaggagtaacccctgagcgtcaaacgggtgtggcccaaaaaaaaaaaaagaaagaaagaaagaaagaaagaaagaaagaaagaaagaaagaaagaaagaaagaaagaaagaaagaaagaagaaagaaagaaagaaagaaagaagaggggccgggcgtggcgctaaaggtaaggtgtctgccttgccagcactagcctaggacggaccgtggttcgatcccccggtgtcccatatggtcccccaagccaggagcgacttctgagcacatagccaggagtaacccctgagcgtcaaatgggtgtggcccaaaaaccaaaaaaaaaaaaaaaaagaaagaaagaaagaaagaaagaaagaaaaaaagaaagaaagaaagaaagaaaatgatggggGGTGGTCacattcggtggtgctcagggatcagccaTGGAGGGGCAtaggggaccctatggtatgccagggatcaaattggggtcagcGGTGTATAAagttcttttaattaattaattaattaatttatttaggttttgggtgcataccctgcagtgttcaggggttcctcctggctctgcactcagaaatcgctcctgggggggccggagagatagcatggaggtagggctttgccttgcattcagaaggatagtgattcaaatcctggatttccatatggtccccatgcctgccaggagtgatttctgagtgtagagccaggagtaaccctgagtgttgctgggtgtgacccaaaaaccaaaaaaaagaaaaaagaaaagaaaaaaaggggctggagagatagcatggaggtaaggtgtttgccttgcatgcaggtcggtggttcgaatcccagcatcccatatggtcccccgagcctgccaggagcaatttctgagcgtagagccaggagtaacccctaagcgctgccaggtgtgaccccccaaaaataaataaatcactcctgacaggctcagaggaccatatgggatgttggaaccaccgtccttcctgaaTGTccgtcctgagtcggctgcttgcaagtcaaacaccctaccgctgtgccctgtataaagtataaagttttTTATCTGCTCTACTACCTAAACAGCCCAGTGGGACTCACAATTTTTGGGCATGGTCACACTCACCTAtgctcaaatctttttttttttttttttggtttttgggccacacccggcagtgctcatgggttacttctggctgtctgctcagaaatagctcctggcaggcacgggggggaccatatgggacaccgggattcgaaccaaccacctttggtcctggatcggctgcttgcaaggcaaacgccgctgtgctatctctccgggccctcaaatctTTCTACCTCTGagttcagtgatcattcctggcagtggaggctggagtgatggcacagcaatagg
Protein-coding sequences here:
- the MISP3 gene encoding uncharacterized protein MISP3 produces the protein MPSSPPGEATLEQDSSELARPEPGGDMAGAPGPPGHCPPAGSTGSGSPAPGRRSSPTPEEPLLETPIEREIRLGCQREESLRRSRGLSPRRAGGELVELRVRPLLSRPDPGPTRPRALERARAGAQMQRDIEREAHRQAELASPVGPVGPAPPRAPQPLGELRRFFEAGGASGPPRGSGPGGRCPVLARAPPPVAPSQLLLQEVREAQDRERELRRQRRCVYGPAGVPEPEMEPEPARTLAPSRGDGKLAVIWPPRRKNPENALEQDERKP